From a region of the Cognatiyoonia koreensis genome:
- a CDS encoding SRPBCC family protein, which yields MTDMILEKTIYLKATPAKVWDYLTEPDKLAIWFHKPKSPLIEGEYEMFGVESGDKLMWGEVLVAEPFARLEYTFSIAPMAGQTSTVKWTLEDVEGGTKLSLRHEGLPQGEDAFGLILALDKGWDEHLARMRTSAHAG from the coding sequence ATGACCGACATGATCCTGGAAAAGACGATCTACCTGAAAGCGACGCCGGCTAAGGTGTGGGACTATCTGACGGAACCGGACAAGCTTGCGATCTGGTTTCACAAGCCGAAGAGTCCGTTGATCGAAGGCGAATACGAGATGTTTGGCGTTGAAAGTGGCGACAAACTCATGTGGGGCGAAGTTCTTGTCGCCGAGCCGTTTGCCCGTCTTGAATACACATTCTCGATCGCCCCAATGGCAGGGCAGACAAGCACGGTAAAGTGGACGTTGGAAGACGTCGAGGGTGGCACGAAGCTATCCCTGCGACATGAAGGTCTGCCCCAAGGGGAGGACGCCTTTGGCTTAATTCTTGCGCTGGATAAGGGTTGGGACGAACACTTGGCAAGAATGCGGACGTCTGCCCATGCTGGCTAA
- a CDS encoding ArsR/SmtB family transcription factor has protein sequence MTDAEHLGFRALADPTRRNILRLLAENEMTIAEVAENFDMTRAAVKKHLSILSEGDLISVQVSGRTRVNTLNPNGLRRVIDWFSYFDAFWDDRLSTLKSEIEKDMQ, from the coding sequence ATGACGGACGCTGAACATCTGGGATTTCGTGCGCTCGCCGACCCGACACGAAGAAACATCCTTCGATTACTCGCAGAGAACGAGATGACAATCGCGGAGGTTGCCGAAAACTTCGACATGACGAGGGCTGCCGTGAAGAAGCACCTTTCGATCTTGAGCGAGGGTGATCTGATTTCTGTCCAAGTCAGCGGCAGAACACGGGTCAACACACTCAATCCAAATGGATTGAGACGTGTGATCGATTGGTTCAGTTACTTTGATGCATTCTGGGACGATCGCCTGAGCACCCTGAAATCTGAAATAGAGAAAGACATGCAATGA